The Pseudoalteromonas sp. GCY genome includes the window ATAAAGGTTATTATTTCAACAGTGCTCAAGAGTTAAAACGCGGTTTATCTCGTTGGATGATGCTACGTTTGTATCATCTATGGCGTTACGCAGCCCCAGGTAAAACTTATCATTTTCGCCTAATTTCAATTATGGAAAAATACGGCTCAATTTATTCTGATGATGAAATTACAGAGAATAAATTGAAGGCACTTCGTCGTGATATGACCACAACAATGAAAGATTTGATCGAGAAAGGGGCGATATCCGAATACAATATTTCAAATGTTAAGGATGAAAAGTCCGGAAAAATCGTTGATTATGTGTACGAAATGCACCCATCTGCACAATTCTGTGACGAAATATTGGCTCTCAATAAACACCATAAACGTATCGAAATTCAAGGTGGAAAACGTATCGTTGAAAATGTTGAAGTAATTGATGAAGATACATTAGAAGAAATCGTTAAAAAATAAGATTTCTTATTTTGGCTAGAATAGTATTTCTAGCCAAAATAAAGAACTTTGATATCAAAGCTAATTTCTATTTCAACTGAAGATACATTCTGACCGAAATTTATCACCACTCAATTCTTCAAAACGATGAAGTCTAAAGAGCTAAAAGCCTTCTTAAAAATTTTCTGCGATGAAAAAAATACTGATATTAATAAATCTAGAACACATCATACTTTAATTTGGCCAAGTCACTTAGCACTTGCTATGGACTAGGTTTATCTATCAGTATTATGTTAAATTAAGTAATATCTCTAAATTCCGTATGAGATCCCCTCATTATTATTCAAATCTTTCTAAATAAATTCTATCGACTAGAAAGTTGTACTCTCGCTTTCTTGGATGATCATCTTTTTGTGTAAAATGACCTAACTCTCCAAGTTTAGTGTCTGGGTGCGGGTTAAAGAGTATAAATGGAAGTGCAGCGCTTACATGATAGCGATTTTGAGCTGTATATCTCACATTTACCTCAGGCGTTACTCTGGTTGGCCTTCTAATTCTAAGCTTTGCATTTTCTGATAGACTAGAAACTCTATATTTTTCTTGTTCTACTAGCTGTTGCCACTTTTCCTGATCTATCATCCTCGGGTTTGAATAAAGTGAAGAGCGATTCAACATCTCCATAGCAAGTTCTTTACTCAAAACTCTGGTTGCATGTTTTTTCATCCAGGTAAATCGAACGGAATAGGGAGCTGTGGATTCGCTATGTATTTTGCGATAGGCAGCCAAAGTCATTAAGTTAGGAACTGCACTATGAACAGCTTCGAATCTGGCATCATTGTTAGAAATTTCTAGAATAGCATTTTTAAAATTTTCTTTGGCTAGATTCACAGCATTCACTCTAGACTTGATAATTTCTTTAGGGTCATTTACTAACAGAAGACCTGGGAACCTTTGCAATAACT containing:
- a CDS encoding DNA replication terminus site-binding protein, which codes for MNKFNIRSTFDILNEHISQLCRELTEADIKKATFYELPDIKKQDEETAPTNITVTKIEGEKALSKCLDAYRDLYLNDRESGKLLQRFPGLLLVNDPKEIIKSRVNAVNLAKENFKNAILEISNNDARFEAVHSAVPNLMTLAAYRKIHSESTAPYSVRFTWMKKHATRVLSKELAMEMLNRSSLYSNPRMIDQEKWQQLVEQEKYRVSSLSENAKLRIRRPTRVTPEVNVRYTAQNRYHVSAALPFILFNPHPDTKLGELGHFTQKDDHPRKREYNFLVDRIYLERFE